Part of the Hevea brasiliensis isolate MT/VB/25A 57/8 chromosome 16, ASM3005281v1, whole genome shotgun sequence genome is shown below.
GCTCCTTTAGTAGCATTAAAGTTGAATTCATATCGCACAAGGTAGATAGGTTACTGTAGCAAGTAAAGACCAAAAAAAATGGCAAAAAGTCATAAGTGCAAAGGAGAAACTGAAAATGCAGACAGCAATTGCAACAGTTCTAGTTCTAGTTCAAGTTCAACTGCAGCAAATGCAAGTATCCAAAGAAAGCACCATTATGTAGCCAAatatccaaaaattgaagaacatATTAGTGAAAAGTGTAAATCAAAGGACAAAATGCAGTTAACTAGAGGTGTAAAACAAATAAATATATAGAGGCGTATGAATAATTGGCACCATAACCAATCAAACACGATCACATGATGTGGAATAGAAAGGAAATTACCAAGGGATCCTTCAGATAGTTATCACATATCCAGTTAGCAAGATGTATCAGAAGTTCACGACCTACGGGTTCATCTCCATGCACATTTCCAATATACTGCAAAATAAAGCAATTAGACACCAATTTGCTCAAAATGAACAATGTTGAAATCAAACCAAAAAAAATTGCATTTAGAACAGAAAACCCTAAGGGGACACGCTCTGAAtttgagagtgagagagagagataatAACATATAAAGTCCTTGAATTTTTCACggattttttaatttaagtattcaACATTTACTTTTTCTTGATCTGAGAATTTGAACATTTTAACAcacattaattatatcataactCAATAAAGCTTTCTAATATGGTGTTCAATTAGGACTCAACcggagaaaaaatatatatattttgagaACTCTGTTAAAAAAGAATTCAAAACTCATCAAGCTTCTATCTGCTTAAGAAACAGCAAGTTTAGGGGAGATTTTCGATAAAGTGGTtagaattttatttcaaaattaatgATTTTAAGTTCATGTGAACAGACCAACATTCAACAATTAAAGTTCCACAACTGAGAGAAATCAAAAGAACAAACACTAGGAAAAAGAAAGGTGCATTCTTGTATATGAGCGTGCATGATCATTCACCTTGAATGCAGGTTCAGGCTCTTCCGCCCCAGGCTTGTCAGAGATCTCTATAACCCACTAGAAGCAATAATATAAAAACAAATACTTAGAAATACACAACTCAATAGCATAAAATTACAGCTAAAAAAGACATGAAAGCAgagaaagataaagagaagaactAACTTCAGTGAAACCATTACCAGTGGAAATCCATTCACACTCTTTCCAATACTGATTACCCATTCCAAGAATCCCTCAAAGAGAGGAACAAAGAACACAAGTCAGCATAATTGCcttaaaagcaaaaaaaaaaaggccCTTTAACGCACAACTCCAGCTGGCTATTGCTAACAattattacagcaaaaatatataGTAATCACCTATAAATCCTAGAAATGCTACTGCATCTTTCCCCAAATTCCTTCACAGCTTTTTCAAGATCAGAGTTAGTCAAGTATCCACGAGCCTTATCAACACTGTGACACAAAAATTTTCCACATCAATCACCCTCTTGATATCAATACATCTCAAAAAGAAAAAGCCCACAAATCAACAAATAAGCCAAAAATCGAGACATGGACTCGTAAATAAATCATTACCTTCCCTGAGATTGGTCATCCTCAACAAGAAACCGCCTAGCATAATTCACATAACTACTGACATTATTAGTGCCTGAACAGAGCATCAAAGcatcaaatgaaaattttgagatcattAACCAATTCTGGTCAAACAAGCCGAGAGAACTTAAGAAATAAAGTTTCATAACAATGAATCCAATAAAATAAAGCACTGATGTGTATACAGAGATACCTGAACATAGAGAAGTACGTTCTCCGCCTCTGGCGACGGATGATGAGAGGAAAGAGGAGAAAGcgagagagaaaaagaggagaGAAAAGAGAAGTTTCATTCTCTAATTCCCAAAAACAAAAGTGAATTTGGATTGGTTGAGCTTTTCAGGTGATCATTTATTATTTTGTTTTGATCAGAGGGTTTAGATCGATTTCATgctcttttccttttgtttttttttttggtttgaaCGCTGGGCGAGGAAGGTAAGAGAGGAAGACGGAGATCGCAGTCGGCGGCAATTGCCCGTGGAAGAGCAAGTGACTTTATGCAAGGGCTTGGGCCGGGTACAAGGTAGATGGTTTTGAGCCCAAATAGATGTATCTAAATTGGAAGGCATATGCATTAGAACTTGGAAGTTACGGATTAGGAAATGTTGATTGTGTTGTTCTTGATTTACGTGAGAAGATAACAAGCAACGACTTGTAGCTATGGAGATGAGTAAGGCCTTCTCCTTCTTAAGATCTCTGGCTGCTCGCCTTTggagaaaagtaagtaaatgctTTATAAATGCTGCATCAAATGGCAATGTAAGAGGCCACTTCTTTGCAGTCCAAACTCATCTTCTGCCAAATTAAAAAGCTCTCAACAAAGGAAGAATAAATCTTCTCCCATTAGCACTGTAAAAAACGAAATGACCCTTTCGCTGCTTCTTGGTAATGAGATTCTTTTTCTCCTTAGAGCAGTTTGTTTTCGCCATTTCTTGCAATTTCGATAAACTTGATCATGCATGTTGTTGTTCTTCTTGTATGCTCTTTGAGGGGGATTATATAATGAACTTGATCTTTAGACACTAAGATGAGAACATGCTGGATTTAGGCAGTAGAAAtttgtgggtatatatatattcacaAGGGCAGAGACAAGTCCCTTGAATGTGGCTTTCAATTTGCAGAAGCAAAACCATGTGATAAGACTAGTTTTGGTGGTTGGCATGTCAAGCTCATGTTTGTTTTATATATATGTAAGTACAGTTTTAAATCCAAAAAACAAGTCTAATGAATAACATTGTGCATTCCCTGCTTGAGCTTGCCAGATTGGTTGTGAATGTTCTGATTTTATATGCAAAAAGTAGCATATGCATTTAATTGTAGGATGTGAACAACTAAAGAAAAATCACATGACTAGAATCTTTGAAATATTTCTCatagataaatatatatttgTACACTTTTGTGGATCAATTATAGAACCAAAACAAAATCATATGTTTTAGAAGCTGCAGATTGGTAACTGTTGGCTTGTAACAGCTTGAAGAGAATGTAAAGATGATGAGCAGCCAATGCTAGCCATGGATATCAACAATGCTTTCTCTACATCTTTAGTCATACGCCTTCGTATTAGATCAGTTATGTATTCCATAAAGCCTGAATCACATGGCAGTATGAGAGGACAGTTGCTTGTCAATCCAAACTCTTCTTCTGCAAGCTCGAATAATTCTTTTACAACATCATTGTTAAGATATTCCAAAGGAAGCACAAAGCGTTTTTGATCAATCGAGTACACCACAAAGTGACCATTCTCAACTGGGTATGATGTGCTACAACTTTCTGCATCCACTATCTCACAGGTGGTTCTTGGCATTGTGATTCTTTTCCGCCTAAGGGAAGCCAGCTTCTGCCATTTCCTTGCCAGTTTGATAAGTTTCTTGGCACTGATCATCTTGTCAATTTTGCTTTTAAGATGGTAGAAAAAGGAAGGCTCTATTCTTAGAACACTCAGTTCTAGTTTTTGATATGCAGGAGGTAATGAAATGAGTTGATTATATATGTACAAAGCCAGAGGCTGTTCCTTAAATGAAGGCTCCTAAAGCAATGTAACATGGGAAGCAAAACCATGTGATGAGCAGATGTTAAAGGGGCAGGCATGTTTGTTTTTGTTTGGCAATCTAAACACCAAGGTGGAGCATAGAAGGTGAATCACACAAGACATATCATCTTCTGCAGAGTGATCTAACAACAAATGGGTCCCAAATACCAACAAACCCTAAGAACCACAGAAACTCATTACAAATTACTGTCAATACCATTATCTACTTAATGGTTTTTGCAAGTTGGCAGAGTGTTGCTTGCTTGATTTCTGTACATAAATATCGCAGAACCGTGTGTTAGACCTAACATGTCGAAGAACTGCCTGACAAGAGGTAGGAAGAGGTGGCTCCCAGGTTCCTACTTGGATAAGATTGGAGTTcttaagaaataatagaaaacctTATTCAAAAAATTGCTGTATAATGTTATCACATTTTTATAGAgagtttatcattattattgtgTTTAATTTCTACTGCTAATGGCCTAGACTATTCAGAGACTGACTCAAGAAACACAAGTAAACTTTAGGCAATTGTCATACAGTAACTGATGGTAGACTATTATCccatacatattgtatttggaaaTTGGAAAATAACTAATATTGTGCAAGCAAACATAAATTTTAGCTCACAATGCATAGATTATTCCCTAAATCAAGCAGCGGCACAGGTTGAATTTTTAAGCAAAAGAGACCTTTGGGTTTTATAACACTGCGCGCTTGAGTATTTCTGTGGGTATCTAGAGGCAATGGAATCTGGATGCTTATATATTCACAAACACagtgaaagaaaagaagcaaAACCATGTGATGAGTAGATATGAGGGGCTGTCATACACCTCCTTTTGTTTTAATAGTCAGCGTATCAAGGGAAGCAAAGAGGAGGACTTCATATATGACATGTCTTTCTGctaaatgattttatttaaaaatggCTCCAAAACTTCTCATCTCATAATCAGAACTCAGATATAAGCCACAAAAATAGAAGATAAGCCGATAAAAGCTTACAACATGAGCTGAAAGCCCTTCAAGAAAGTTGATTATTAGCTAAATGTTGGTTACAGTGAAACACAACTTCTCAATGTAGGGGAAAGCATTTGTAATTTACAAAGCAGGTTTTAGCCTTCCTCCATTGATTCATTACAGGGTTGCAGTTAGCTTATGTCTTTCAGCTTTCCATGGAAATGAAATACCGATAAGTGCAGCAGGAAGCAGTAATTGACAGGCGCAACTGTTTCTCAAGACTTTTAGCTATAgcttgttgaattgagttgatgatgTGCTCCATCAAAGGTGCTTCACATGGTAATGTGATAGGTCCGTTACTTGGCAACCCATACTCTTCTGCAGATAATGCTAAGAGCTCTTTGAAGACCTCATTGTTAAGATAAACTAATGGAACTACAAAGCGCCTTTGATCAGAAGTGTAGAGAACAATATGACCCTTTGCAGCAGGCACTGAATATGCACTAGAGCAGCAGTTGATCGCTCCTACTTTCTTTGATTTACTGGAAAAACAAATCATTCTGGCATTTCAAAGAGACTAGAAAAGAAATAATACTTATTATATGGAAGCAAGTtctttataatatattctattgcaGCCGAATGAGATCAACACATTATCCTCAATTCTGTCCGATTATCAGTTGGAAGCTTATGAAATACAGCAAGAAACAAGAAACAAGTGAAAAAGGGTATAATTACTATAGGAGAGGATCTAAGAGTACGGTTATGCACTAGCTATAGCTAGCTTGAATACAAAAGGGAAAATGGTCAAGTTGATTTATACCATCAAGAACAGATACAAACAAGTTGCGAACATACAATAATAGAAGTAAAATTCTGTCTTGAATAAGATAAACCTTATCTAATGATTTCTAATGCGTAGAGAAAGAGCGGCGAAGCACACATCTATATCCAAACGAGACAAAGTGAACCCCAAACCCCTCCTTGGATATTTCACATGCTGTCAAATGCTCTTAGTGAACGATGAGCCATATTTGTCTTGATCATAGAATATTAGGGCCTTATCCAGCAGAAACGGATCCAATCTTGGATGCCTTACTTCTAAGAATGAGAGATTCTCTTACTCTTGATTCAGTTTGTCCCTTtagcaccttttttttttctttataataatTGGAAAAATTATTATCTAAGTTAATTACTAGTCctttattttgaaaaaatttattatttagtccatttatttttcagtccataaattatttatgttgaccccgtgtagctcaaaatgagcattgattttgatgataacaaaactcaaagagaatctatctaacccaacttcaaagtgatgtgtagattctttgtcttgtgcataaagaacctttcaagttgtatctaaggagaaaggatactcaaaggcatttcaaaacaaatccaaaatgagaaaaggacaagactatggaagccaagactcaaagaaaagttATGAAATGCATAGTTTGAGTCTTAGATCTATTATGAAAAGAATGGATgggaatttagtcatatggagctcaaaaataaaattttattttctgattactttttctcatcatgaccttggacactACTACTGAAAcattttttaaggtctaaatcattttacattgcaagttgagacatgcagctgttgacttagtttgctaactggtttgccaaaatttttagtttgctaatgtgtttgctaaaaacgttagttta
Proteins encoded:
- the LOC110671358 gene encoding auxin-responsive protein SAUR63-like; its protein translation is MISAKKLIKLARKWQKLASLRRKRITMPRTTCEIVDAESCSTSYPVENGHFVVYSIDQKRFVLPLEYLNNDVVKELFELAEEEFGLTSNCPLILPCDSGFMEYITDLIRRRMTKDVEKALLISMASIGCSSSLHSLQAVTSQQLPICSF